The following coding sequences lie in one Lentilactobacillus sp. SPB1-3 genomic window:
- the asnB gene encoding asparagine synthase (glutamine-hydrolyzing) has product MCGFVGFVNQKDVPTDTINNMADRIKHRGPDDEAYFTDNNVSMGFRRLSIIDLAHGAQPMKNRDGSKVLTFNGEIYNYKDIRKELQDLGYEFKTDVDSEVLIHGYDAWGPDLLQRLRGMFAFVIYDSKTNEVFGARDHFGIKPLYYYDDGKTFLWASEIKAFLEHPNFNKRLNVELLPIHLSFEFIPSRETMFKDVYKLLPGQYFLHKDGKTETHHYFKFNYDHIDNTQTVEEDSKKIEQLVDDSVKAHMIADVEVGSFLSSGIDSSYVLNEASKLKPIQSFSLGFHNSKYSELGWSTEFAKAIKQKNTQIYMDGDDYFDILPTMMYYMDEPLSNPAAVQLYYLTKRTSESVKVALSGEGADEFFGGYNTYLEALPFERYQKFVPSPVRKGLASIARKMPRFHGKRFLIRGAQPLSERYYRVNYVYNYDDRDRVLKDPSINRDSGDYTKHIFDDVKGKDEMTQMQYFDINTWLPYDILHKADRMSMANSLEVRVPLVDKEVAAFAATMPVNTRITPEETKISLRTAAERHMPKENALKEKLGFPSPIASWINDPKYHERIVRAFHSDTAQKYFNVQELDRLLEEHAGGKSNMQKIFTVYTFILWYQIYFPEDTSEKTVELVRRTQI; this is encoded by the coding sequence ATGTGTGGATTTGTTGGTTTTGTAAACCAAAAAGATGTCCCAACCGACACAATTAATAATATGGCCGATCGTATCAAACATCGTGGCCCAGACGACGAAGCATATTTTACTGATAATAATGTTTCAATGGGATTCAGACGACTTTCAATCATTGACTTGGCCCATGGTGCTCAACCAATGAAGAATCGTGATGGGTCAAAAGTCCTTACTTTTAATGGTGAAATTTATAATTACAAAGATATTAGAAAAGAACTTCAAGACCTTGGTTATGAATTCAAAACTGATGTAGACTCAGAAGTATTGATTCATGGTTACGATGCTTGGGGTCCGGATTTACTACAAAGACTTCGTGGAATGTTTGCCTTCGTTATCTATGATAGCAAGACTAACGAAGTATTTGGTGCCCGTGATCATTTCGGAATTAAACCACTTTATTACTATGATGATGGTAAGACTTTCCTTTGGGCATCTGAAATCAAAGCATTTTTGGAACATCCAAACTTTAACAAACGTTTGAATGTTGAATTATTGCCAATTCACTTGAGTTTCGAATTTATTCCTTCAAGAGAAACTATGTTTAAGGATGTCTACAAGCTTCTCCCTGGACAATATTTCTTACACAAAGATGGTAAAACTGAAACTCATCACTACTTCAAGTTTAATTACGATCACATTGATAATACTCAGACTGTTGAGGAAGATTCAAAGAAGATCGAACAACTTGTTGATGACTCAGTTAAGGCTCATATGATTGCCGACGTTGAGGTTGGTAGTTTCCTTTCTAGTGGTATTGATTCTAGCTATGTTTTGAATGAAGCTTCAAAACTTAAGCCAATTCAATCATTCTCACTTGGATTCCATAACTCTAAATATAGTGAATTAGGTTGGTCAACTGAATTCGCTAAGGCAATCAAGCAAAAGAATACACAAATCTACATGGATGGTGACGATTACTTCGATATCTTGCCAACTATGATGTATTACATGGATGAACCACTTTCAAATCCTGCTGCTGTTCAATTGTATTACTTGACTAAGCGGACTTCTGAAAGTGTTAAGGTTGCTCTTTCTGGAGAAGGTGCTGATGAATTCTTCGGTGGATACAACACTTATCTAGAAGCTCTTCCATTCGAAAGATACCAAAAATTTGTTCCAAGTCCAGTTCGTAAGGGACTTGCTTCAATCGCTCGTAAGATGCCTAGATTCCATGGTAAGCGTTTTTTGATTCGTGGTGCTCAACCATTAAGCGAACGTTACTACCGAGTAAACTATGTTTACAACTATGACGATCGTGATCGCGTTCTTAAAGATCCTAGCATCAACAGAGATTCTGGTGATTACACTAAGCATATCTTTGATGATGTTAAAGGTAAGGACGAAATGACCCAAATGCAATACTTCGATATCAACACTTGGTTACCATATGATATCTTGCATAAGGCCGATCGAATGAGTATGGCTAATTCACTTGAAGTTCGTGTACCTCTGGTTGATAAGGAAGTTGCTGCTTTTGCTGCTACTATGCCTGTTAATACTAGAATTACTCCTGAAGAAACTAAGATTTCTTTGAGAACTGCTGCTGAACGTCATATGCCAAAAGAAAATGCACTGAAAGAAAAGCTTGGTTTCCCATCACCAATCGCTAGCTGGATCAATGATCCTAAGTATCACGAAAGAATTGTCCGTGCATTCCATTCTGATACTGCTCAAAAGTACTTCAATGTGCAAGAATTGGATCGCTTACTAGAAGAACATGCTGGTGGAAAATCTAACATGCAAAAAATCTTCACAGTTTACACATTTATTCTCTGGTACCAAATCTACTTCCCAGAAGATACTAGTGAAAAGACTGTTGAACTAGTAAGAAGAACACAGATTTAA
- a CDS encoding DUF1516 family protein yields MWIAINYICWLGTILGVLIGVTRHTKKRVIQSLIYSRGFYLGIIISQVVIDIRSFDRHPALIGVSAILTLLIITLTETILGRKQDGILKIKTTVTFIVAAVITIICQSAVNF; encoded by the coding sequence GTGTGGATTGCCATTAATTACATTTGTTGGCTGGGGACCATTCTGGGAGTTTTGATAGGTGTGACTAGACATACTAAAAAACGGGTTATCCAATCACTCATCTATTCTCGGGGATTCTACTTAGGTATCATCATTTCCCAAGTAGTCATAGACATTAGATCATTTGATCGGCACCCTGCTCTAATTGGGGTCTCAGCTATATTAACTCTATTGATCATTACACTAACTGAAACTATCTTAGGTAGAAAACAAGATGGAATTTTAAAAATAAAAACGACGGTTACTTTTATCGTAGCCGCCGTCATCACAATCATTTGTCAATCAGCCGTTAATTTTTAG
- a CDS encoding UDP-N-acetylmuramoyl-L-alanyl-D-glutamate--2,6-diaminopimelate ligase — MANLINGEILQLLSEHNLLVKTSNLDLTASYTGITYNSRTAESGSLFFCKGNFKPEYLKDAKNHGASAYVSEVEYADVELPAIIVNNVQKTMSLISAAFFGFPQNKLTTIAYTGTKGKTTSSYFTKNILDHQYSVGLFSTIDTIVGKSADDKFKSSLTTPESLDLFTNMNQVVNNGLDHLVMEVSSQAYKKNRVYGLHYDVGVFLNISPDHIGRNEHPTFADYLHCKEQLLVNSSKVVINADGSHLLDTYMTAKATTQPEDIYLFAKKGSEQINDFPIDFVYETLSDTLEQNKINLNAVSDKANALSIAGEYEIGLPGDYNESNAVATAIASALVGATQENIKLGLSRIVIPGRMEHFATKGHGTVYVDYAHNYASMDSVLSFLKSQNPDSKVFVVTGSAGDKGIDRRPGLGKAIGASADVAILTSDDPGYENPKDIADTIADNINNDAVNVRYIEDRKEAILTAINESNVGDVVLIAGKGRDPYQKINGVDTSYDGDAQIVATYSKEV; from the coding sequence TTGGCGAATTTAATAAACGGTGAAATACTGCAATTACTCTCTGAACATAATTTACTTGTTAAAACTTCAAATCTTGATTTAACAGCCAGCTATACGGGAATTACTTACAATTCTAGAACAGCTGAGTCAGGTTCTTTATTCTTTTGTAAAGGGAACTTTAAACCTGAGTATTTGAAGGATGCCAAGAATCACGGCGCAAGTGCTTATGTTTCAGAAGTTGAATACGCTGACGTTGAGTTACCCGCAATTATCGTGAATAATGTCCAAAAAACAATGTCGCTCATTAGTGCGGCATTTTTTGGCTTTCCACAGAATAAATTAACGACAATTGCGTATACGGGAACTAAGGGTAAGACAACGTCATCATATTTCACAAAAAACATTTTGGATCATCAATATTCAGTAGGATTATTTTCAACAATTGATACGATTGTTGGTAAGTCCGCTGATGATAAATTTAAATCAAGTTTGACAACTCCTGAATCATTGGATTTATTTACTAATATGAATCAAGTAGTTAATAACGGATTAGATCATCTTGTTATGGAAGTTTCGTCACAAGCATACAAAAAGAATCGAGTATATGGTCTGCATTATGATGTTGGTGTGTTCTTGAATATCTCTCCGGATCACATTGGTAGAAATGAACATCCAACGTTCGCTGATTATTTACATTGCAAGGAACAATTGTTAGTCAACTCTAGCAAAGTGGTTATTAACGCAGATGGTTCTCATCTGCTTGATACATATATGACTGCCAAGGCAACGACACAACCTGAAGATATTTACTTGTTCGCAAAAAAAGGCTCCGAGCAAATCAATGATTTTCCAATTGATTTTGTTTACGAAACCCTATCAGATACTCTGGAACAAAATAAAATTAATTTGAATGCAGTAAGTGATAAAGCTAATGCATTATCAATCGCTGGTGAATACGAAATTGGTTTGCCGGGTGATTATAATGAATCAAATGCAGTCGCCACAGCCATTGCATCAGCCTTAGTTGGTGCAACTCAAGAAAATATTAAACTTGGCTTGAGTCGAATCGTTATTCCAGGAAGAATGGAACACTTTGCCACTAAAGGTCATGGTACGGTCTATGTTGATTACGCACATAACTACGCAAGTATGGATTCTGTTTTGTCATTTTTGAAATCACAAAATCCAGACAGCAAGGTATTCGTTGTCACGGGTAGTGCCGGTGATAAAGGAATTGATCGTCGTCCAGGATTGGGGAAAGCCATTGGCGCTTCAGCCGATGTGGCCATCTTGACTTCAGATGATCCAGGATATGAAAATCCTAAGGATATTGCAGATACTATTGCTGATAACATTAATAATGATGCGGTCAATGTCCGTTATATCGAAGATCGTAAAGAAGCTATTTTGACAGCAATCAACGAAAGTAATGTGGGTGACGTTGTCTTGATAGCGGGTAAGGGAAGAGATCCTTATCAAAAAATAAACGGTGTGGACACATCTTACGATGGTGATGCTCAAATCGTTGCAACATATTCTAAGGAGGTATAA
- a CDS encoding carboxylate--amine ligase — MARSLYEIYGQPVKAFAQAQLAPTRFTKIVDLELIDGFSEDPIWINEMMKIKDRYSDHEEPVILIGCGDGYAELISKHKAELEDVFVCPYIDYDLIKQLNDKENFYKMCDKYDLPYPKTKIITKDEYESGQKVEQPFNYPVALKPANSVEWLDIHFEGRKKAFIIKSADEFYDIVGKIYDNGYTSDLILQDFIPGDDSNMRVLNAYVDKNHQVKFMCLGHPLLEDPAPAAIGNYVAIIPEFNQDIYDKVKSFLEKIEFTGYANFDLKFDTRDNSYKLFEINLRTGRSSFFVTLNGYRLADWVVQDYAFDSLKDQETVFANQDPSKYFLWLGVSPKVFKEYAKDNEVKDHALQLLDEGRYGDTFWYDKDRSVKRYALYKWMMHNYTKNFKRYFTAK, encoded by the coding sequence ATGGCCAGAAGTCTATACGAAATCTATGGCCAACCAGTTAAGGCTTTTGCTCAAGCGCAACTTGCTCCAACTAGATTTACTAAAATCGTTGATTTGGAATTGATCGATGGTTTTTCTGAAGATCCAATTTGGATCAACGAAATGATGAAAATCAAAGACCGTTATTCTGACCATGAAGAACCAGTGATTTTAATTGGTTGTGGGGATGGCTATGCTGAATTGATTTCTAAGCACAAAGCTGAATTGGAAGATGTTTTTGTTTGTCCATACATTGATTACGATTTAATCAAACAACTTAATGACAAAGAAAACTTTTACAAGATGTGTGATAAATATGATTTGCCTTATCCAAAGACAAAGATTATCACTAAAGATGAATACGAATCTGGTCAAAAAGTTGAGCAACCATTTAATTATCCGGTTGCTTTAAAACCAGCTAACAGTGTGGAATGGTTAGATATTCATTTTGAAGGCCGTAAAAAGGCATTTATCATTAAATCTGCTGATGAATTCTATGATATCGTTGGTAAAATTTATGATAATGGTTACACTTCTGATTTAATTTTGCAGGACTTTATTCCAGGTGACGATAGCAACATGCGTGTTTTGAATGCCTACGTTGATAAAAATCACCAAGTTAAGTTTATGTGTTTAGGTCATCCATTATTGGAAGATCCAGCACCAGCTGCGATTGGAAATTACGTGGCAATTATTCCTGAATTTAATCAAGACATTTACGACAAGGTGAAGTCATTCCTTGAAAAAATTGAATTTACAGGTTACGCTAACTTTGACTTGAAGTTTGATACCCGTGATAATTCATATAAGCTTTTCGAAATTAACTTGCGAACTGGTCGAAGCAGTTTCTTCGTTACTTTAAACGGTTATCGTTTAGCTGATTGGGTTGTTCAAGATTACGCATTTGATTCATTAAAGGATCAAGAAACAGTCTTTGCTAACCAAGATCCTAGCAAGTATTTCTTATGGTTAGGAGTATCTCCTAAAGTATTTAAGGAATACGCAAAAGATAACGAGGTTAAGGACCATGCATTGCAACTATTGGATGAGGGTCGGTACGGTGATACTTTCTGGTATGACAAAGACCGAAGTGTCAAGCGTTACGCATTGTACAAATGGATGATGCATAACTACACTAAAAACTTCAAACGTTACTTTACGGCTAAATAG
- a CDS encoding aspartate/glutamate racemase family protein has translation MNHFFTIIGGMGTEATETFIHILNDKTDAQKDQDYLNYILVNHATVPDRTDYILDHSKPNPFIPLKEDILTQAKFEPDFFSIPCNTAHYFYDDLQALTDIPILHMPRLTVQQIKTDFPNAKKVGLIATRGTLHDGIYDQEILDAGYELVKPTEKIANETMELIYDNIKEQNHVDGDLYHKILSEMVDELDSDVVILGCTELSVAEERAGDHDYPVLDAQTVLAEKTIEYARKNQPKN, from the coding sequence ATGAATCATTTCTTTACAATCATTGGCGGAATGGGTACTGAAGCCACTGAGACGTTTATTCATATTTTAAATGATAAAACTGATGCTCAAAAAGATCAGGATTACTTGAACTATATTTTGGTAAACCATGCCACGGTTCCTGATCGAACAGATTATATTTTGGATCATAGTAAGCCAAATCCATTTATTCCATTGAAAGAAGATATTTTGACTCAAGCAAAATTTGAACCAGACTTCTTCTCAATTCCATGTAACACGGCTCACTATTTCTATGATGATTTGCAAGCATTGACAGACATTCCAATTTTACACATGCCAAGGTTAACGGTTCAACAAATTAAAACCGATTTTCCTAATGCAAAGAAAGTTGGTTTAATTGCCACTCGTGGTACTCTTCATGATGGCATTTATGATCAAGAAATCTTGGATGCAGGGTATGAACTAGTTAAGCCAACTGAGAAGATCGCCAATGAAACGATGGAGTTAATCTACGATAATATCAAGGAACAAAATCACGTTGACGGTGACTTATATCACAAGATTCTGAGTGAAATGGTCGATGAATTAGATAGTGATGTAGTCATTCTTGGCTGTACAGAATTATCTGTTGCTGAAGAGCGTGCTGGAGATCATGATTATCCAGTACTTGATGCCCAGACAGTTTTAGCAGAAAAAACAATTGAATATGCAAGAAAAAATCAGCCTAAAAATTAA